The DNA region CGCCGATCCGCGCCGCCTCGACCACCCGCACGCGGGCGCCGCGCCGCAGCAGTTCCCATGCGCAGGCGAGGCCGAACACCCCCGCGCCCGCCACCGTGATTTCGCTTGCCATTCCGCCGCCCCTTGCCGCATCTGCCTGCAACAGAGGAGTTAGCGCGGATGCAGCGGCCCGACCAGAGCAGCGCCGACCTGGACTGGCGCGAGGGCGCGATCCCGGTCTCGCGCCGCTTCGACGATCCCTATTTCAGCCTGAACGGCGGGCTGGACGAGACGCGCCATGTCTTTCTGGCCGGCAACGACCTGCCGGCGCGGCTGCGGCCGGGTTTCCATGTCGCCGAGCTGGGTTTCGGCACCGGGCTGAACCTGCTGGCGCTGGCGCAGGTCGCGACGGTGCCGATCCGCTTCACCAGCTTCGAGGCCTTCCCGATGAGCCCGGACGAACTGGCCCGCGCCCATGACGCCTTTCCCGAACTGGCGCCGCTGGCGGCGCAGCTGCGCGACGGCTGGCCGGGCCGGCGCCTGACCGTGGGCCTGGTCGAGGCCGAGATCGTCGATGCCGATGCCCGCCAGGCGCTGCCCGCCTGGGCCGGCCGCGCCGATGCCTGGTTCCTGGACGGATTTTCCCCGGCCAAGAACCCCGAGCTCTGGGGTGAGGCGCTGATGGCCGAGGTCGCCCGCCACACCGCGCCGGGCGGGACATTCGCCACCTATACCGCCGCGGGCCATGTGCGCCGGGCGCTGGCGGCGGCGGGGTTTCAGGTCGCGCGCGCGCCCGGTTTCGCCGGCAAGCGCCACATGAGCCGCGGGCAGCTCTGACAGGTTAACGCCTTTGAAATGGCATCGCGGCGGAAATCCGTTCGGATCCGGCAAAGCTGGTTCGGCCGGCCCGAGGCGGATTTCCGATCGCTGGCCCGGCCCGGCCCGTGTCGTCGCCCGGGCTTTTCGGCAGTCTGCTAGCGCCGGACTTGCGGGATGCGGCTGGGGGCATAATCGACCGGCGCGTGCGGCGGCCGGCCGCGGGTGCGGCTCCAGAAGGCGGGGCCGCCGCGGCGCAGGAACAGCGGCACGGCCAGCACGATCCCGGCGACGAAGCCCGCCGCATGGGCGACATAGGCCACGCCGTCATCGGCCATGATGGCCGAGGACAGCAGCTGCAGCCCGAACCAGGCCAGCAGCAGCACCCAGGCGGGAATGGTGAAGCGGCGGATGACGACGATGATGATGGCGATCACGTCGACCCGGGCGCGCGGGAACATCAGCAGATAGCCGCCCATCACCCCGGCGATGGCGCCCGAGGCGCCGACCATCGGGATGCCGCTCATCGGGTCGGCGGCGATCTGCCCCGCCGCCGCCGCCAGCCCGCAGGCGAGGTAGAAGACCAGGAAGCCGGCATGGCCCATCTGATCCTCGAGATTGTCGCCGAAGACCCACAGGAACAGCATGTTGCCGGCGATATGCATGATGCCGGCATGCAGGAACATATGCGTGACCAGCCCCCACAGCCACTGGCCGTGCATGATCGCGACCGGATACAGCGCCAGCCGGTCCCACAGCGCGACCTGCCCGCCCGCCCAGGGCATGGTGAGCAGGAACATGGCCAGGTTCAGCAGGATCAGCCCATGGGTCACATAGGGCGTGCGCTCGGAGGGATTGTGGTCGCGGATCGGGAACATGGATCCAGCCTGAAGCATCGCCGGGACGCGCGCAAGCGGCCCTGTTCGCCGTGCCGGGCGGCGTATAGCATCGGCCCCGAATCGCATCGAGGAGGGGCCGATGACCAGCCTGACCGACCGCAAGAACGCCGCCATCTCGCGCGGGGTGGGGATGACGACCCAGGTCTATGCCGACCGCGCCGAGAATGCAGAGATCTGGGACAAGGACGGCAACCGCTACATCGACTTCGCCGCCGGCATCGCCGTGGTGAATACCGGCCACCGCCACCCGCGGGTGATCGAGGCGGTCAAGGCCCAGCTCGACCGCTTCACCCATACCTGCCACCAGGTCGTGCCCTATGAAAACTACGTCGCCCTGGCCGAGCGGCTGAATGCGCTGGTGCCCGGCAAGGGACCCAAGAAGACCGCCTTCTACACCACCGGCGCCGAGGCGGTGGAAAACGCGGTCAAGATCGCCCGCCATCATACCGGCCGCGCCGGGGTGGTGGCCTTTGCCGGCGGCTTCCACGGCCGCACCTTCATGGGCATGTCGCTGACTGGCAAGGTCCAGCCCTACAAGGCCGGCTTCGGGCCGATGATGAACGACATCTGGCACCTGCCCTTCCCCAACGTCCTGTATGGCGTCACGGCCGAGGACGCGCTGGCGGCGCTGGACCGGCTGTTCAAGGCCGATATCGATCCCTCGCGCGTCGCCGCGATCATCATCGAGCCGGTGCAGGGCGAGGGCGGCTTCTACGAGGCGCCTGCGGGCTTCATTCCCCGCCTGCGGCAGATCTGCGACCAATATTCGATCCTGCTGATCGCCGACGAGGTGCAGACCGGCTTCGCCCGCACCGGCAAGCTTTTCGCGATGGAGCACCACGGCACCGCGGCCGACATCACCACCATGGCCAAGGGGCTGGGCGGCGGGCTGCCGATCAGTGCCGTCACCGGCCGGGCCGAGGTGATGGACAGCCCGGCACCCGGCGGGCTGGGCGGCACCTATGCCGGCAACCCGCTGGCGGTCGCCGCGGCCCACGCGGTTCTGGACGTGATCGAGGATGAAGGCCTCTGCGACCGCGCCACCCGGCTCGGCCAACGGCTGAAGCAGCGCCTGGCCGGCCTTGCCGAGGAGGTGCCCGAGATCGTCGACATCCGCGGCCCCGGCTTCATGAACGCAGTGGAGTTCAACGCCGCCGGCAGCGACAAGCCCAACCCCGAATTCGCCAACCGTGTCCGCGAGGAGGCGCTGAAGCGCGGCCTGATCCTGCTGACTTGCGGCGTCCACGCCAATGTGATCCGCTTCCTCGCACCGCTGACCATCCCGGACGTGGTCTTCGACGAGGCGCTGGACATGATCGAAGCCTCGATTCGCGCCGCCCGCGGCTGAACCGATACGGGTTCAACTGGCGCCGCCCGCGCCCCGGTTCGCGGCCGGTCGGGTATTTGAAAAACGGAAAGCAGACCCAGGACGGCGCCCAAGGGCGAGAGGCTGCGGCTTCTTCGTTCCTCAAATACTCAAGCGGCCGCGCCGATGAGGGCTATCCTTGGAGTATTGGGACAACAGAGAAAGCGGTCGCCCGCTGCCGGACGCACGGGTTGCACCGTTCAGATACTCCCGACGCGCGGGCGGCGGGGTCAGGCCAGCGCCTTGGACCCCATGGCCAGGAATTTCTGCCGCCGGTCCTTGACCAGTTCGGCCGGCTTCTTGCCGTCGAGTTCGGCCAGCATGGACAGGATGGCCTCGCCCACCGCGGCGATGGCTTCTGTGGGGGCGCGCTGGGCGCCGCCCAGCGGCTCGGGGATGATCTGGTCGATCACGCCCAGCTTCTTCAGGTCCTGCGCGGTCAGCTTCAGCGCGGTGGCGGCGTCGCGCATCTTTTCGGCATCCTTCCACAGGATCGAGGCACAGCCTTCGGGCGAGATCACCGAATAGATCGAATGCTCCAGCATGGCGATGCGGTTCGCGGTGGCGAAGGCCACGGCGCCGCCCGAGCCGCCCTCGCCGATGATGACCGAGACCAGCGGCACGCCGATCTGCAGGCATTTCTCGGTCGAGCGGGCGATGGCCTCGGACTGGCCGCGTTCCTCGGCGCCCTTGCCGGGATAGGCGCCGGGCGTGTCGACCAGGGTGATCACCGGCAGGCGGAAGCGGTCGGCCATGTCCATCAGCCGGATCGCCTTGCGATAGCCCTCGGGCCGGGCCATGCCGAAATTATGGGTGATGCGGGTCTTGGTGTCGTTGCCCTTTTCATGGCCGATCACCACGCAGGGCTTGTCGCGGAAGCGGGCGAGGCCGCCCATGACGGCGTGATCCTCGCCGAAGGCTCGGTCGCCGGCCAGCGGGGTGTATTCGGTGAACAGCGCCTCGACGTAATCGCGGCAATGCGGGCGTTCGGGGTGGCGGGCGACCTGGGTCTTGCGCCAGGGATCGAGCTGGCGATAGAGGTCGCGCAGCATGTCGTCGGCCTTCCTGTCCAGCGCCGCCGCCTCTTTTTCGAGATCGACGCCTTCGCCCTTGCGGGCCAGGGCGCGCAGTTCCTCGGCCTTGCCTTCCAGGTCAGCCAGAGGTTTTTCGAACTCGAGATAGGTCATTCGGGGCGCTCCGCATGGTGATCCGATCCGTCTGCCGGACTATATGCTTGCCCGGGGCCGGGATTGCAACTTGCGCCGTCACCAGCGCGACAGCGCGTCCTCGTCCTCGGTGCGGGCATCCACCCAGGCGCCGGGGCCGTCGGGGCCGATCTCGCGCTTCCAGAACGGGGCGCGGGATTTCAGCCAGTCCATCAGGTATTCCGCCGCCTGGAAGGCGGCCTGCCGGTGGCGGGCGGCGGTGGCGACCATCATGATCGGCTGGCCCGCCGCAAGCCGGCCGTGGCGGTGGATCACCAGCCAGTCGTCCAGGCCGAAGCGTTCCGCCGCCGCCGTGCCGTAAGCCTGCAGCGCCTTTTCGGTCATGCCGGGGTAATGCTCGATTTCCAGCGCCAGCAGCCGCCCGCCTTCGTCCCGGACCAGCCCGGTGAAGGTCACGACCGCCCCGGCGCCGGTGCCGAAGCCGGAAAGCTCGGCGGCAAGGTCGAAGGGCTCGGCCTGGACCCGCGCCGCCATGTCAGCCCCCGGTCATCGGCGGGAAGAAGGCCACCTCGCGCGCGCCGGCCAGCGGCGCATCCAGGTCGGCCAGCTCCTGGTCCACGGCGACGCGCACGGCCGAGAGGTCGGACAGCGCCGCCGCGTGCCATTCGTCGAGAGCCGCCAGTTCCCTGACCAGGTCGCGCACGGTGGCGGCGTCGGTCTGGATCCGTTCGCGGGGCTGGCCGATGCGTTCGCGCAGCCAGGCGAAATAGAGCACGTCAAGCGCCATGGCCGTCTCTCAGGAAAGGCCGGGCCTTGTCGAAATAGTCCCAGCCGGTGATCGCGGTCAGCACCGCGGCGATCCAGATCAGCAAAAGCCCCGCCTGCGTCGCCAGGTCCGACCAGCTGTCCGACCAGGGCAGGCTGGTTTCGCCCACCAGCGGCGGGTGGCCGACCTCGTAATAGTTCAGCCCGGTGCCCAAGAACAGCACGGCGATGGCGACCATCTGCGCCGTGGTCTTCCATTTCGCCAGCTTGGTGACCTTGAGGAGCCGCGACTGGTCGCCCAGGAATTCGCGCAGGCCCGAGACGAAGACCTCGCGGAACAGGATCACGGTCGAGGGCAGGATCAGCCAGGGGTTCATGCCGGAATAGCCGGTGATGACCACCACGGCGATGATGACCATGGCCTTGTCGGCGATCGGGTCCATGGCGGCGCCGAAGCGGCTTTCCTGGCCCCAGGCGCGGGCCAGGTAGCCGTCGAACCAGTCGGTCACGGCGGCGACCAGGAACAGCGCCAGCGCCGCGAAATCCGCGAAGGGCCGGCTGAGAAAGAAGAACATCAGCGGCACCAGCGGCGCGGCCGCAAGTCGCAGAACGGTCAGGAGATTGGGCAGGGTCCAGCGCATGATCGCAATCTAGGCGCTCGGCGGGGCGGGGGGAAGGGGCCAGTCGCGTCGAAGCGCCGCCGACATGTTTCTATGAAAGAAATATTATTTCTCATAAAGAAGATTGCTTTTCCCGAATCATCTGCCGCTGCTAGGCTGGACCGGCGCGCGACGCCGCAAGAGGGGGCAGCCCATGTATTTCGCCGGACAGAAGAAGGACTCGCTTTTCACCCGCCTGGGCGGAGAGGAGGGGGTCCGCGCCCTGGTCGAGACCTTCTACGACGTGATCGAGCAGGACGAGGAGGCGCGGGCGCTGCACGACCTGCACCTGCAGGGCTCGGGCGTCGCGCATTCCCGGGTCGAGCAGTTCAACTTTCTCTGCGGCTTCTTCGGCGGCCCGCAGCATTACGTCATGCGCCACGGCCATTCCCGGCTGCGCGAAATCCACGAACATGTCGCCATCGGCCCCGAGATGCGCGACCTGTGGCTGGCCTGCATGGTCAAGGCCATCGACAAATGCGGCATCGCCCCCGACCTGGCGCAGCAGCTGATGCGGCATTTCACCGTCGCGGCCGAGACTTCGCGCAACCGGGACTGAGCCGCGGGCTACCCCGATTGCAGCGAGACGGACGAGGCATCCGTGCAGGGGCGCGGCGTCGGGATCCATACCGCAGCCGTCGCATCGCCGTATGCTGTGGCGCGCCCTTCGACGATCTCGACCGCGACAGCCGCGCAGATGACGGCATCCAACTGATCCTCGAAGGATTTCAGCAATGCAATGCTGGCATCGGCCGGTGGCATTGCCAGGGCATCCCGGGTGCCGGGCAGCAGATTCTCCAGAGCGTCCAGGATGCGGGCCCATTCGACGCGCAGCTTCGCCCGCCGGACCGAAGGCGGAAGGCCGGGCCAGTAGTTGCCCGCGCGCTGGATCTTGTAAGGAAGCCTTCTGGGGGCCTGCAGCAGCTCTATCAGTGCGGGGTGGGGATAGACCTCGGCCAGCCGACCGTCGGGCCGGCCCGAATGTCGCAGCCCATAGCCCCTGCTGCCGAGTTCCTGCCGCATCCGGTCGGCAATCGGTCCGGGCCGCAAGGCCGAGGGTGAATGTGTGGCAGCAGCCCGTCCGCCATAGGCGCGGCTGACCGCGCGATCCGCTGTGCGGCGCCCGGTGATGGGCAGGTCCGACAGCGGCATGTCCACCGCGACAAGATCGGGAAACCGGCCGCAAAGCTTTGCCGCCCTGTCCGGCAGATCGGCGGCGCTGTGCATCGGGGCGTCCAGGAAATCGGCGTAGCTGGGCCAGACGGAGTGAAGGGACCACTTGCCTCGATATTGCGTGGCCAGGGCCAGGCCGCTGGGGTTATGGGCTGTCCAGGCGGCGTCGATTCCCAAGACGGCCTTCATGCCCTAACCCTTCTGGAAGTGATCGACGATCTTCTGCGCCAGCGATTCGCTGATGCCCTCGACCGCGACCAGGTCGGCGAGGCCGGCGCGGCTGACCGCCTTGGCGCTGCCGAAATGCTGCAGCAGCGCGCGTTTGCGGCTGGCGCCGACGCCGGCGATCTCGTCCAGCGGATTCGCCATCACCGCCTTGGCGCGCTTGGCGCGATGCGTGCCGATGGCCCAGCGATGCGCCTCGTCGCGCAGGCGCTGCACGAAATACAGCACCGGATCGTTCATGCGCAGGGCAAAGGGGCGCTGGCCGAAGCGGTGGAATTCCTCCTTGCCGTGGTCGCGGTCGAGGCCCTTGGCGACGCCGACCATGGGGATGTCCTCGACCCCCATGTCCGCCATGATCTGATGCACCGCCGAGACCTGCCCGGCGCCGCCGTCGATCAGCAAGAGGTCGGGCCAGGCGTCGGTCTGGCGGTCGGGGTCCTCTTTCAGCAGGCGCGAGAAGCGCCGGGTCAGCACCTCTTTCATCATGCCGAAATCGTCGCCGGGGGTGATCTCGGTGCCCTTGATGTTGAACTTGCGATACTGGCTCTTGATCCAGCCCTCGGGGCCGGCGACCACCATGCCGCCGACGGCATTGGTGCCCTGGATATGGCTGTTGTCATAGACCTCGATGCGCTGCGGCACGGCGGGCAGGTCGAAGGCCTCGGCCAGCCCCTCCAAGAGCCGCGCCTGGGCCGCGCTTTCGGACATGCGGCGGGCCAGGCTTTCGCGCGCATTGCGCAGGGCGTTGTCCACCAGCTCGGCCTTTTCGCCGCGCTGGGGCACGCCCAGCACCACCTTGCGGCCGGCCTTCTCGGTCAGGATCTCGGCCATCAGGTCGGGGTCCTCGATGCCATGCGACAGCAGGACCATGCGCGGCGGCACCTTGCCGTCGTAGAATTGCGCGATGAAGGCCTGCATCACCTCGTCGGCGGATTCGACGCCGTTGAGCCGGGGATAGAAATCGCGGTTGCCCCAGCTCTGGTTGCCGCGGATGAAGAAGACCTGCACGCAGGCCTGGCCGCCCTCCATATGCAGCGCGATCACGTCGGCCTCGGGCACGCCGCGCGGGTTGATCGCCTGCACCGATTGCACCGCGGTCAGTGCCTTGATGCGGTCGCGGAGCGCGGCGGCGCGTTCGTATTCCATCGCTTCGGCCGCCTCGGCCATCTCGCGCGCCAGGTTCGCCTGCACGGCGGTGGACTTGCCTTGCAGGAAGCGTTCGGCGTCCAGCACCAGCGCGGCGTAATCCGCCGGCTCGATGCGGCCGACGCAGGGCGCCGAGCAGCGCTTGATCTGGTAGAGCAGGCAGGGCCGGGTGCGGCTGGAAAAGGTCGCATCGGTGCAACTGCGCAGCAGGAACACTCGCTGCAGCTGGTTCAGCGTCCGGTTCACCGCCCCGGCGCTGGCGAAGGGGCCGTAATAATCGCCCTTTTCCGACTTGGCGCCGCGATGCTTCTTGATCTGGGCAAAGGGATGCGCCTTGGCGACCAGGATGTTCGGGAAGGACTTGTCGTCGCGCAAGAGCACGTTGTAGCGCGGCTTCAGCTGCTTGATGAGGTTCTGCTCCAGAAGCAACGCCTCGGTTTCCGTGCGCGTGGTCAGGAACATCATCGAGCAGGTTTCGCGGATCATCCGGGCGATGCGCGCCGAATGCCCGGTGCCGCGCGCATAGCTGGACACCCGCGCCCGCAGGTTGCGCGCCTTGCCGACATAGAGCACCGCCCCCTGCTGGTCCAGCATCCGATAGACGCCCGGCGAGCCGTCGAGCGTCTTCAGATAGTCCTGGATCAGTGCCTGGCCGGTCTTTTCCGGCCGCTTTTCTGGGGTGGAATCGGTCATGCTGTTAACGAAATGATTCTCGGTCTCGGCTGCAAGTTCCGGCGGGGAAGTTCAAGAAGAATCCTGTCCACGGAATCTGTGGATAACTCTGTGAATCAGCTTGGGAGCAGTGCGGCTTCCGCAAGCGTTTGTTGACTATTCCTTGATCTGCACAAATTTCGGGCACTTATATAAGCGATTGTTTTCATGAGAAATTTTTTCTCTCTTCCGCAATCCCCTGAATTTCTTGCCAGAATCGTGAAGGTCAGATGAACGTGCTGCGCAAGGTGGACAACTTGACGCATCGGCAGGCGTTTCGGCTATTCGACGCCAAGGACGTCGGGGGTGCGCCAGCCCAGATGCTGGCCGCCGTCGACGCAGATCAGCTGCCCGGTGACCGAGGGCGCGTCGATGAAATAGCCGATGGCGGCGCAGACATCCTCGGGCCCGGCGCCGCGGCCCAGGATGGTGGCGGCGCGCTGGTTGGCGAAATGGCTGTCGGATTGCCGGATGCCCTGGACGGTGGGGCCGGGGCCGACGGCATTGACGCGGATGTCGGGGGCCAGGGCCTGCGCCGTGGTCCGGGTCAGCCACCACAGCCCGGCCTTGGCCAGCGAATAGGTCAGGAACTCGGGCGTGGGTTTCAGCACGCGCTGGTCGACCATGTTGACGATCAGCGCCCGCGCCGCCGGCTCGGGCCCGCTGCGGTCGGCGGCGGGGGCCTGGCGGGCAAAGGCCTGGGTCAGCATCAGCGGCGCCCGCAGGTTCGAGCCCAGGTGCCGGTCCCAGCTGTCCCGCGTCGCGGTCCGGATATTGTCGTATTCGAAAACCGAGGCGTTGTTGACCAGCAGGGTCAGCGGCCCCAGCGCCTCGGCGGCACGGGGCACCAGTGCCTCGGCCTGGTCGGGGTCCAGCAGGTCGGCGTAGAACACCTCGGCCTGCACGCCGAGCGCGCGGGCCTCGGCGGCAGTGGCCTGCGCGCCCTCAGCCGAGGCATTGTAATGGATCGCCAGGTTGTGGCCGCGCCGGGCCAGATACAGCGCGATGTCGCGGCCCAGGCGCCGGCCGCCCCCTGTCACCAGCCCGGTCATTTCAGCCTGATCCCCAGGATCCGGGCGATGATGCGCCGCACGCCGGGTCCGGCGGCCAGCGCCAGCGCGATGATGATGAGCAGGCACAGGATGACGGTTTTGATCATCCGCGCGTCCCGAAGCGCGAGAAGGCGGCGCGTTCCTCGACCGCACCCAGGATGTCCTCGGCAGACAGGCCGAATCGGCGCAGCAGGGGCACGCGCTGGCCATAGACCAGGAAGCGCACCTTGGCGCCGTACAACTCGCGCATCTTGGGCACCAGATGGGCGATGCCGTCGGCGAGGCCCAGTTCGACCGCCTCGCGGCCGGTCCAGATCTCGCCGGTGAAAAGGTCGCGGTCGGCGGGCAGGCGGCTGCCGCGGCGGGCGCGGACCTGTTCCTTGAAGGCGTCGTGGATCGGGCCCAGCAGGCGCTCCAGCCGGGCGACGTCCTCGGGCGTTTCCGGGCGGAACGGGTCCAGCATGGATTTCGAGCGCCCGGCGGTATGCACCCGCCGCTCGATGCCGTGGCGCTGGATCAGCTCGGCGAAACCGAAGCCCGAGGAGATCACCCCGATCGAGCCCAGCACCGAACTGTCGTCGGCCCAGATGTAATCCGCCGCGCTGGCCAGCCAGTAGCCGCCCGAGGCGGCCACGTCCTCGACGAAGGCATGCACCGGCACGTCATGTTCCTGCGCCAGCCGGCGGATGCGGGCGCCGATCAGGCTGGACTGCACCGGCGAGCCGCCGGGCGAGTTCACCGCCAGCGCCACCGCCGCCGGCTTGCGGCGCTTGAAGGCGCGTTCCAGCAGGGGCGCGAGTGCGGTGTCGGAAAGGCCGGGCCCGCCGCGTCCGGCGATTCCGATGGCGCCTTGCAGGCGCAGGACGGCGACGGTCGCCGGGCGGTTCAGGAATGGGATTCGCATGAGCCTTCAGATAAGGTTGCGGGGGCGGGGCGGCAAGCGGTCAGCCTTGCGCTTTCAGGAATTCCAGCACCTCGGCCCGGTCGGGCATGGCGTCGCCGGCGCCCGGGCGGGTCACCTGCAGCGCCGCGGCGGCGGCGGCGTGGCGCAGGGCGGTCGGCGGGTCCTCGCCCCGCGACAGGCCGGCGGCGAACCAGCCGGCAAAGCAGTCGCCGGCGCCGGTGGTGTCCACCGCCCGCACCGCAAAGGCGGGCTGGTGCCAGACCTGTCCGCGCCGTAGGTCGCGATACTCGGCGCCCTCGGCGCCGCGGGTGATCAGCAGCGCCTCGACCGGCAGGTCCTCGCCGAAGGCGGCGAAGGTCTCGCGCGCCTCGATCGCGTTCACCGCCAGGATCGAGACATGCGGCAGCACCGCGGCCAGCGCCTCGATCCGGAAGGGCGCGGCGGAATAGAGCACCCGCACCCCGGCGGCCCGGGCGCGGGCGGCGGTTTCGGCCTGCAGGCTGGTCTCGTTCTGCATCAGCAGCATGTCGCCGGCGGCGAAGCCGGCGCGCCGCGGCAGGTCCGCGGGCAGGGCCAGATTCGCGCCGCCGTGCAGCACGATGGAATTCTCGCCCGCGGCGTCGACCAGGATGATGGCATGGCCCGTCGCCACCTCGGGCAGGCGGGCGATGCCCGCGGTCTCGACCCCGGCGGCGGCGAGCCGGTCCAGCACCCAGTCCTCGGCCAGGCCCATGGCGCCCAGATGCCGCACCCGGGCCCCGGCGCGGGCGGCGGCGACGGACTGGTTGGCGCCCTTGCCGCCCAGCCCCTGGGCATAGGACTGCGCGTGAAGGGTCTCGCCGGCCCGGGGCAGGGCGGACAGCCGATAGACATGGTCGATGTTGATCGAGCCGAGATTGAAGATCGTCATGGCCTGTCCCCGGATGCGCGGCCCATCTGACCGCGGCCCGTCGGGCTTGTCCAGAGCGTGCGCGGGTCCCGGAAATGCGAAACG from Paracoccus aminovorans includes:
- a CDS encoding ribokinase translates to MTIFNLGSINIDHVYRLSALPRAGETLHAQSYAQGLGGKGANQSVAAARAGARVRHLGAMGLAEDWVLDRLAAAGVETAGIARLPEVATGHAIILVDAAGENSIVLHGGANLALPADLPRRAGFAAGDMLLMQNETSLQAETAARARAAGVRVLYSAAPFRIEALAAVLPHVSILAVNAIEARETFAAFGEDLPVEALLITRGAEGAEYRDLRRGQVWHQPAFAVRAVDTTGAGDCFAGWFAAGLSRGEDPPTALRHAAAAAALQVTRPGAGDAMPDRAEVLEFLKAQG